A window of Xenopus tropicalis strain Nigerian unplaced genomic scaffold, UCB_Xtro_10.0 Sca19, whole genome shotgun sequence genomic DNA:
cacacacacatatacacacatacacacacacacatacacacacacacacacacatatacacacacacacacatacacatatacacatatacacatacacatacatacacatacatacacatacatacacatacatacacatacatacacatacatacacatacatacacatacatacacatacatacacatacatacacatacatacacatacatacacatacatacacatacatacacatacatacacatacatacacatacatacacatacatacacatacatacacacacacacacacacacaaagaactGATGGAGAGTAGGCACGTATAGCCacgtgtgcctgggtgcagtatattaGATAAATGTAGCACAAatcagatgccgcactcacaggacttagtgaaaaaataaaaatgacatttatttatgaagacacatgaatctaacgtttcggccatatccacagcctttctcaaagtgaacaaagaAATTACAAAGCCACTCTTAAACCCATATTGGCGCCAAAGTGTCGCTGATGACGTCACACAATGTATGGCCAATCACCTAATACCAACCGTGCATGCATAAATACtaaagtaaaatgccaaaaggtcatttaaaggacaactaaagcctaaaaaagaatatggctagaaatgtttagctatgtgttttgggcccttgtatcagcccaaagtcaccaaagctctatagaaataaaccccatgcccctgaagatgcccacagtagctctccatcttttgcccagctactgcacatgctcagtctgctcttggctgatgtcactgagcttagggagcgactcacaatattcttctttccctgcctgcttgctctagtctctgcctgttccctacatgcatacaggccaaccaatcacagtcctgtctggcactttgagcttggggagagactttagctgaatccttattgggtgactttcccccttgtaatgatcccaaatactgagctgtgtaacaaatataagttacaaaggttggaaacagaggcagaagctgtgacaaaagttccagtcactttgctgttacaaacagcccctctgggaataaactgccccagtgtaaaggtttctctgtatgtaacacagtgagtgtatctgccccttacactcccccccagggctaaggtacagaatattattcactttagtgcccatcagcccaataacttctctgtatgtaacacagtgagtgtatctgcccttacactcccccccccagggctaaggtacagaatattattcactttagtgcccatcagcccaataacttctctgtatgtaacacagtgagtgtatctgccccttacactcccccccagggctaaggtacagaatattattcactttagtgcccatcagcccaataacttctctgtatgtaacacagtgactgtatctgccccttacactcccccccagggctaaggtacagaatattattcactttagtgcccatcagcccaataacttctctgtatgtaacacagtgagtgtatctgccccttacaccccccccccccagggctaaggtacagaatattattcactttagtgcccatcagcccaataacttctctgtatgtaacacagtgagtgtatctgccccttacactccccccccccaggactaaggtacagaatattattcactttagtgcccatcagcccaataacttctctgtatgtaacacagtgagtgtatcctgtaataaactgtgtataatagggcagcactagtttatatgtacctgtacccatgatgcacctgtgtctctgtgccaatgggatcatttgtaggttccacctagttctctatgggggaaaaaactatatacacaaaagcattgaccaatgagaatgctgattagattcccagcactatatcagccattttgatgttatcttacatatagagataatgatggcattttcccgtcattatatggcacaggaatcagacatggggataaagggacagacttgttcagtgctgggaaactgtgcttattgctcccaactccaattgcaggaacagagaacagggagccggatttactcacatcagctgggattctcattggaggattcttttgcatatttatgcagccactggctttgtgctgttgttttgataatttactacgttccctaagctccgcctcccaacagcagcccagggcaaactgagcatgtgcaggagccagatcttatagaagatggtataacaaagtaacaagatggcggccccctgcggacaactttgaaagcataaatcatcactgtaattaggcttctcaacctctgggcttgtgcagtaagttcataatgtttatgtttatgttcagtatataaaatacagcatttctaatgattttctattttagggtttagttctcctttaaatcaaaacTCTGTGAATAACCCTAAATACTAGTAAAAAGCGAGAGAGAGAAGCAAgggagagaaaagagaaaaatgaaacaagGTGCAGGAAGTCGACCCGtgtagctgaactgcaactcacacactTTACCGAGTATAACGGAAAAAATGAGCAGTAAagtgtgtgagttgcagttcagctacaCGGGTCGACTTCCTGCACcttgtttcatttttctcttttctctcccTTGCTTCTCTCACTTATTACTAGTATTACACACTGGGGGATGCAGTAACGTTGCAGAATGCAATGCAGTTGGCGCAGAATGGAGGCAGGAGCATCACCCCTTTGCAACCACAGTGACCGCAGAATTGTgacaaaaaatgctgcattgtgggaaaaaaatgcccAGGCGCAAATGAGCCTCAATATCCACAGCTTGTCAGTCATTTCCACCTCTCCGCCCCCCTGTTTCCAGAATGGCAGCCCCCGTCATGAGTAAATCAAATGTCAGAAGCTTCCAGGCAGCCAATCGGATGGTGAGTACCAGCACCCAGCGCCGTCCGTATCTCTCCCCTACGGAACAATAGAAAGTTCTGTTATTGGTGCTGCTCATAGGCCTTTAACTTGCATGAGGCCTAGCCAGCCTATAGCTTGGCTCTGTGGGTGTATAGAAATATCTATAATATCTGTCCCTGTTAGGGGGAGGGGCATAGAAATATCTGTCCCTGTTAGGGGGGGTGGCATAGAAATATCTGTCCCTGTTAGGAGGAGAGGCATAGAAATATCTGTCCCTGTTAGGGGGGGTGGCATAGAAATATCTGTCCCTGTTAGGGGGGTGGCATAGAAATATCTGTCCCTGTTAGGGGGAGGGGCATAGAAATATCTGTCCCTGTTAGGGGGAGCGGCATAAAAAATATCTGTCCCTGTTTGGGGGAGGGGCATAGAAATATCTGTCCCTGTTAGGGGGAGCGGCATAGAAATATCTGTCCCTGTTAGGGGGAGGGGCATTGAAATATCTGTCCCTGTTAGGGGGAGGGGCATAGAAATATCTGTCCCTGTTAGGGGGGGGGCATAGAAATATCTGTCCCTGTTAGGGGGAGCGGCATAGAAATATCTGTCCCTGTTAGGGGGAGGGGCATCTGTCCCTGTTAGGGGAGGGGCATAGAAATATCTGTCCCTGTTAGGGGGAGGGGCATAGAAATATCTGTCCCTGTTAGGGGGAGCGGCATAGAAATATCTGTCCCTGTTAGGGGGAGGGGCATAGAAATATCTGTCCCTGTTAGGGGGAGGGGCATTGAAATATCTGTCCTGTCCCTGTTAGGGGAGGGGCATAGAAATATCTGTCCCTGTTAGGGGGAGGGGCATTGAAATAAGGGGAGGGGCATAGAAATATCTGTCCCTGTTAGGGGGAGGGGCATAAAATATCTGTCCCTGTTAGGGGGAGGGGCATAGAAATATCTGTCCCTGTTAGGGGGAGGGGCATAAAATATCTGTCCCTGTTAGGGAGGGGCATAGAAATATCTGTCCCTGTTAGGGGGAGGGGCATAAAAATATCTGTCCCTGttagggggaggggcacagaaatatctgtccctgttagggggaggggcacagaaatatctgtccctgttagggggaggggcacagaAATATCTGTCCCTGTTAGGGGGAGGGGCATATAAATATCTGTCCCTGTTAGGGGGAGGGGCATAGAAATATCTGTGCCTGTTAGGGGGAGGGGCATAGAAATATCTGTCCCTGTTAGGGGGAGCGGGGAGGGGTGCACAGATGTGTATCAGCTCTATGTTTAACCCATCAGAAAAAGATAATGAAAGGGACAAACTTACCCAGTTCCTGAGAAATTCCCTCTCTGTGGCACGAACTCCCTTCCGCTGCCCCTGTATGTAATGTGAGGGAACGGGGGTTAATACAGAGGCATTGTGggtaaccctaatacactggtcctaccccccccttttctatctctattgatggccccctcatcaaccccgtcgattcggcgcattgtttgggggtgatctttgactccagtctctccttttctaaccacattaactccactgtcaaaacctgtcactttttcttacgcaatattgccaaaatccatccctttctttctactgtaacagctaagctgctcatgcctgctctcatcctatcccgactggattactgcaacctgctactaaccggcctccctaactcccatctttcccccactacagtctatattaaacactgctgccagaattctcctcctctcatccaggagagttcaggcccttcccctgctaaagtccttatcgtggcttcctatcaaacaaagaatatcctacaaacttcttctcctaacctttaaagccctccattcctctgcccctcactacatctcttccctggtgtctccgtatgttcccggccgactccttcgttcctcgcagagcaaccgtttggttgcgccccccactactactgcggtttcccgtcttaaacctttctgcctggctgcccccttcATTTGGAATGCCCCCCCTGATTTCCCCTGatcacctacagcacttatattgtactgtcacccactgtcacctacagcacttatatttgcctatttgtgtctgttagttaccctcccatatagattgtaagctctacggggcagggacctccttcctcttgtgtcctcgactcttaacttattgcttctgtatttatctgtatttattattatactttgtatttatctattatcttaacaccctgtttgtattaatgttttctactgtacagcgctgcgtacataagtagcgctttataaataaagatatacatacatacatacataaggtaCAGCTGCCCCTGTATGTAATGTGAGGAACAGGGGTTAATACAGAGGCATTGTGGGTAAGGTATGGCTGCCCCTGTATGTAATGTGAGGAACAGGGGTTAATACAGAGGCATTGTGGGTAAGGTACGGCTGCCCCTGTATGTAATGTGAGGAACAGGGGTTAATACAGAGGCATTGTGGGTAAGGTACGGCTGCCCCTGTATGTAATGTGAGGAACAGGGGTTAATACAGAGGCATTGTGGGTAAGGTACGGCTGCCCCTGTATGTAATGTGAGGAACAGGGGTTAATACAGAGGCATTGTGGGTAAGGTACAGCTGCCCCTGTATGTGAGGAACAGGGGTTAATACAGAGGCATTGTGGGTAAGGTACAGCTGCCCCTGTATGTAATGTGAGGAACAGGGGTTAATACAGAGGCATTGTGGGTAAGGTACAGCTGCCCCTGTATGTAATGTGAGGAACAGGGGTTAATACAGAGGCATTGTGGGTAAGGTACAGCTACCCCTGTATGTAATGTGAGGAACAGGGGTTAATACAGAGGCATTGTGGGTAAGGTACGGCTGCCCCTGTATGTAATGTGAGGGAACAGGGGTTAATACAGAGGCATTGTGGGTAAGGTACGGCTGCCCCTGTATGTAATGTGAGGGAACAGGGGTTAATACAGAGGCATTGTGGGTAAGGTACAGCTACCCCTGTATGTAATGTGAGGAACAGGGGTTAATACAGAGGCATTGTGGGTAAGGTACAGCTGCCCCTGTATGTAATGTGAGGAACAGGGGTTAATACAGAGGCATTGTGGGTAAGGTATGGCTGCCCCTGTATGTAATGTGAGGGAACAGGGGTTAATACAGAGGCATTGTGGGTAAGGTACAGCTGCCCCTGTATGTAATGTGAGGAACAGGGGTTAATACAGAGGCATTGTGGGTAAGGTACAGCTGCCCCTGTATGTAATGTGAGGAACAGGGGTTAATACAGAGGCATTGTGGGTAAGGTATGGCTGCCCCTGTATGTAATGTGAGGGAACAGGGGTTAATACAGAAGCATTGTGGGTAAGGTACCGCCCCACAGGTTCCTTACCTTGGATATCAAAGGTTTTCCTCTGCCACACATTCCCTGTGCCCCCTTGTGCAACCAGACAGGAGATAGAGCCCCACGGGTTCCTTACCTTGGATATCAAAGGTTTTCCTGTGCCACACATTCCCTGTGCCCCCTTGTGCAACCAGACAGGAGATAGAGCCCCACGGGTTCCTTACCTTGGATATCAAAGGTTTTCCTGTGCCACACATTCCCTGTGCCCCCTTGTGCAACCAGACAGGAGATAGAGCCCCACGGGTTCCTTACCTTGGATATTAAAGGTTTTCCTGTGCCACACATTCCCTGTGCCCCCTTGTGCAACCAGACAGGAGATAGAGCTCCAGGCCTTCAGCTCCTCTGTGGGAAGAGACAGCAGAGCAAATGCACCAAGGTTTTCATACTTGGGCGGCAGAGACAGAGAAGCCGGAGGGGAGAGAAAGCTGCTTGTGGCCCAATCACTCCCACTGGGCAGAGGGTGGGTGCTCCCATTCCTGTGGGGGGGAGTAGAAGCAAAGTGGGTGCTGATGGGCAGCCTGGCAGGACCGGGGGGCACATTCTCCTGGAGTTTGCTTATCTCCGTGGCTGAGGGATGATCAGAGACTCCGGGGGAATAGAAGGTCCCCAATTCGGTGCCATTGCCATTAGAGAACCAAATGTTTATCCCACGTCCGTCTGTCCCCGGTACCAGGCAGAGAAGCTGGGCCTGACCGTTACTGCTCACACTCCAGACTGACGGCTTGGGAGTGGGGGTGATGGAAGCCCCCCAGCCTAGGGATGAACGGCACATCAAtaaacagcccctgccccaaagagctggCAATCTAATGCAGCACCAGTTCACTTTCAGTTTGGAAAGACATGGAAATACATGAGATCTATAGAAGCCAATAGCCACTTACCTGTGTGGGACAGGGCGGCTATCAGCAATAGGGTGGgagataaatggaacatttctgTAGAACAATATGGGAAGTTTCTGTCTCTGCAGCAGAAAGATTAtgtttcccatcagtccctatgTGAGTAATTGGGCTCCTCCCCTTTCCTCTAGCAGCGCGGCCGTTACCCCACAAACTGCAGGGGTGCCACTTACCTGTGTGGGACAGGGCGGCTATCAGCAATAGGGTGGgagataaatggaacatttctgTAGAACAATATGGGAAGTTTCTGTCTCTGCAGCAGAAAGATTAtgtttcccatcagtccctatgTGAGTAATTGGGCTCCTCCCCTTTCCTCTAGCAGCGCGGCCGTTACCCCACAAACTGCAGGGGTGCCACCTGTTTCCTCTCGTGCAATAAGAATCTATGAGCCGCAAACAGCATTAGTTCTAGGGATGGGATTGTCGCCTAGCAACAGCCAATGGTTTTGGGGCAGCCCTCCGAGGATACACTGGAATAATGTGTTTTACCTCTACAGCCGCGTTTCTGCTTTCCCTGTGCCTTTAATATGTGGGAGCAAGCCCTGGTCTGCTCAGTGCTGATTGGCCGGTATAGAGCAGAAAGGGAGGAGCTGAATGGGGAAGTTAGATTTTTACTGGGAGTCTGGGAAGATGCAGTTTAAGTTGtaattacatagtaagttgggttgaaaaaagacatacgtccatcacgttcaaccataatgcctatatatatcctgcctaactacaagttgatccagaggaaggcaaaaaaccccatctgaagcctctctaatttgccttcctgactccaagaatccatccagcccctatataaagttatataatgtatcagccagtaccactgattcgagggggggggggggtcccacaacctcacagctcttacagtaaaaaatcctttccgaatatttaaatggaacctcccttcttctaaacggagtgggtgccctcgtgtccgttggaaggacctactggtaaataaaacattagagaggttattatatgctccctttatatatttatacatagttatcatgtcacctcttaagcgcctcttctccagtgtaaacagacccaactgggccagcctttccccataactgagacttcccataccctttaccagcttagttgcccttctctggaccctctctaactcaataatgtcccgtttgagcactggagaccagaactgaacagcatattctagatgggacgattacgccacttcagacgcacgtgactgtaGGCGGGGCTAGAGgttcccctgctcagtctcacacacctgacactCAGGTCAGACTAGCCTCACAGCACCCCAAAGCCCAACCAGCACccacacactcatacacaacttgctgccaccactctcatacttcttacactggcgatgagagatgccaagcacactggtagagaaagggttaatgtaaggaactgacacacacactctccttaccagcagtcaaagggttaatcagcatacagcatgcagagggctaaggcacacaacacagttacacactcggaggttaggtacgttttagagcatcaaggacaaacttattaaattttatatttaatattataaaaagtataacagtgcgagtttaaaacaagatgttacaaaaaggacatacgataaaataagtacaaacagttttaaaataaaagggaaaaacatagaagtcctatactgtaccCAGCAGAGTCCTACTAgccctggaggcaaggggaaaccccggataaacttccaatagaaattggcCCCCCACAGAATAATTGTCGTATAAATGGACTAAGAATAAAAGAAGTAACAGATGAGGCCACAGTCCCTTGGAATAGCATTTACCTACCCATAGTGCAACAGTCACGGTGCAGTTACCCAACTTTCTAGTTCTAGTTCTAGCTCTGTTCTAGTTCTACTTTCTTTCAAGTTCTACTTCCTTTCTAGTTCTAGCTCTTTTCTAGTTCTAGCTCCTTTCTAGTTCTAGCTCCTTTCTAGTTCTAGCTCTGTTCTAGTTCTGGTTCCTTTCTAGTTCTAGCTCTGTTCTAGTTCTACTTTCTTTCAAGTTCTACTTTCTTTCTAGTTCTAGCTCTTTTCTAGTTCTAGCTCCTTTCTAGTTCTAGCTCCTTTCTAGTTCTAGCTCCTTTCTAGTTCTAGCTCCTTTCTAGTTCTAGCTCTGTTCTAGTTCTGGTTCCTTTCTAGTTTTAGCTCTGTTCTAGTTCCTTTCTACTTCTAGTTTCTTTCTAGTTCTCCTTGGGTTCAAAGTGATAATCCAAATCTTTCCTAGAATTCTGGTGTAAGagacaagaagaagaagaagaattcaCTAGGTAATCACAACTGCTAGGAATTCTGGAAAGAACTGCATGATGGCATCTAAGGATGGGGCATGGGTGGGACATGGGTGGGACGAGGGTGGGACATGGGTGGGACATGGGTGGGATGAGGGTGGGACATGGGTGGGACGAGGGTGGGGCAGGGGTGGGACATGGGTAGGACAAGGGTGGGCGCTGTTGCTAGGTGACAATCCTATCCCTACAACAAATGCAAACACTTCTTTGTTCTACgggagattgccacctagcaacagccaATGGGAGAGTAAGCCACCCCTAGCCGTTGCTTTTATGAATGCCCCTTATGTCAGGGTGCTTAGAGAGGTTCTGCAAGAAACCATGAGGGTCCGTTCATTATAACAGGAAGACAGAGACACCTTGGGGCCTTTGTTGCTGTGGATCCTCCTGAGGTCTCTTTgatattaacattttatagaGAACAGAAATCAACTGATAATCTTGTGAGAGTATCTGGCAGTTAGTAGTAATGGGTAATAGAGACGTGTATAAGAGAGAGTTCCTCTAGCTGAGACAGCTACGGCTATTAGACAGACTCATTACTGAATACTGAGCGCTAGTCAGTAATCAGACACCATAGGAGGCCAACGTGAGTTTGATGCCCTGTATGTATTCATAGTAAGAATGGAGAgaaggcactcacactcacactcacagtgaATTGTACAAGCAAcgtacatagaaacaacaacaagagcccctctgcactcacccattatcaatatataggacattaagacattcggtgcatttaagctactaagaaatgcccttccctttaagcaaaacagggattgtttgtccatatattgcaatatacttcaagctgcccaactgcgTCAGAgccatcccttttgaccagttcctacactgacttatgcgattcattaagaattctactgtttcaatatacatttagcaaagggactaagttttacctgcaactttcttgctttcaaggttacaAGCAACGTACAGGAATGTATAGGAAACTGTAAGCAAGATCTATATTAAATACTACGGGATATATTGCAGCTCCTGGGCCTGAAGGAATTCTGCTATAAACCAGAACAGACGTTACCCCCACAGATATTAGCCCCAGAGACGTTACCCCCACAGATATTAGCCCCAGAGACGTTACCCCCACAGATATTAGCCCCAGGTGTTACCCCCAGAGGTGTTACCCCCACAGATATTAGCCCTAGAGACGTTACCCCCACAGATATTAGCCCCACAGGCGTTAGCCCCACAGACAAGGATGGCCGACCAGTGGCCCCTATATAACACAGGGACACACTCCCACCTGTACACAAGGAACTCCCCATATGCGGCAACTGCCATTGGCCACTGAAGAACAGGATTGGCTTTTTAAAAGGCAACAATAAAGCAGCGGTTGGTGGTCCCACTTACAAGATGCAGTCACGTAGGGCACATACAATTGTATAGGACATACCTTCCAACTGGCACAATATTGGCGGGACAGTCCCTTCTGACAGCTCAGCCCCCAGTccaggattcttactgaaaagcccctcatttccctttcatctcctgcactgaagctaaaaaaagatacaaatttaattaaataagaggcttttggcagagagcccagaaatcttaacgagcttccgctgcacttagatacagtgtttctcacatttaattaaataagaagcttttggcagagcccagaaatcttaacgagccccccctgcactgagatacagtgtttctcacatttaattaaataagtagattttggcagagcccagaaaccCTAACAAAcagatacaagtgtaactaataagctaaacaggtctcttgggggaactgagactcatggcttaaagggcaacttcacctttgttcagcaaaactgtaataacacataaaacagggccccaaaacccccagaaatgggtTCAAACGTTAAATAACCTGCacatttagtcaaatgggagtggcatttaggggggtGTGGTCTCAAAGAAACTTTAGGAGGTATGAGGAAAGGTTAGTGTTGTGGATACGGAACCAGCCAATAGGAAACGTACTTTGGCGCTAGTGGGCGGTAACAGGCAAAGTTAGCAAGTGAGACTGGCAAGCCTGTCCCTGGCGCCAACCACAACATGGCGGTCTGACTGCGAAAGAGCGGAAGTCGTGTAGAAAGAACTTCCTGTTTGCTCAGTTTTGCGGAAGGAGCAAGATGGAGTCCACGGAGTGAGTGCGGATGGGGCTCAGGGAAATCGGGGTCCATCCCATGACACCGAGTAACGGGGAGAGGGATAGAGGGTTGGGCCGGGGGCGGGTTGGTGCGGGGTACTGTACGGGGGCCATATGGGGTCAGTACAGCGAGATTTCcaactatacccccccccatacagtcacACAGGGACCCCCCTGCCTTCCCCATCCCTATGTCTCCCACTGTCACCCTAACGCATGGGGTCCCTCTGGTattccctgtgtgcccccccccagtgcttaaactatacccccccatctta
This region includes:
- the LOC116408206 gene encoding uncharacterized protein LOC116408206 — encoded protein: MCRSSLGWGASITPTPKPSVWSVSSNGQAQLLCLVPGTDGRGINIWFSNGNGTELGTFYSPGVSDHPSATEISKLQENVPPGPARLPISTHFASTPPHRNGSTHPLPSGSDWATSSFLSPPASLSLPPKYENLGAFALLSLPTEELKAWSSISCLVAQGGTGNVWHRKTFNIQGAAEGSSCHREGISQELGERYGRRWVLVLTIRLAAWKLLTFDLLMTGAAILETGGRRGGND